Part of the Hemicordylus capensis ecotype Gifberg chromosome 7, rHemCap1.1.pri, whole genome shotgun sequence genome, CTAATTCTAGCCGGAAGTCTGCTCAGTACCCATGGAGACTGGTAGACCGGCCAGCAGCCTTTCTGAGCGGCACTCGTTCAGACAGTGCCATTGTCCAGAGAGAGATTGTCGGCAAAGAGCGCCTCTTCTATGGAGCTTTCATGGGCAGTGAGACCCGGAATGTGGAATTCAAACGTGGCAGCGGAGAATATCTGACAGTAACCCTCAAACACCACGTGCGGAAGTATATGTGTGCTTTCCTCAACAGCGAAGGGGGCAGCCTTTTTGTTGGGGTCGAGGACAATGGCTTAGTGCATGGAGTCAGATGTGACCACAAAGATGAAGATAGAGTTCGCCTACTCATAGACTCTCTTCTGAAAGGCTTCAAGCCCCAAGTTTTTCCTGCAGCCTATACACTGAGTTTCATCCCCGTTATCAAAGCTGAAGACACTGGCATCTTCCTGAAGGTTATCCGCTTAAGCGTTCAGCCCCCCAAACAGCATGGAGAACCTCTTCTTTATGAAACAGATCAAGGGGAAGTTTACCTCCGGCGAGATGGCAGCATTCAGGGCCCGCTGTCTGGGAGTGCCATCCAAGAGTGGTGCCGACAGGTAACTTTCACATTGCACAACACAATTTAGTAGGCCTTTTCCTATATGCCAACCAATTACTAGCTGCAGAAAGCAACATGAATTCACTCTTGTCTAAAGGGAATTAAGTTAGAAAGTGCTCTCCAGAGTAGATGGTATCCCTTTCACAGTAGTCTGGTTTCCattcacacaacacaacacactaCTTTCACATCAAGAAGTCTGTATCAGCTCTCAGAAACAAATGTTTCCTTTTCTGTTAGTTGGTTTCTGAAAGCTAAATTTAAGGTTTTTCATAAAGGTTGGTAATTTTTTtgggtggggcggtgggggggttgAAGTTAGACTCATTCAGCATAGAGCAGCTTAGCCACAAGTTGGCATCTCCATCACTGTCCCTGGAATTGTTTTGGTGGTAGCCAGAAGAAAAAACAAGAAATGATCCTGACCTCTGAGTCCTGATCCAAGGTCAAATTCTTTCCCACTGTTTCTATCAGCTGCCATTGAGGAACTTTGTTCCACTGGTATAAACCCTGTGAGGAACCATCAAGTATTTGGATATGAGGTTCTGAAAAAATCTTGGACAGCTTCCTACCCACTTAGTGCATCTTGCTGGTCAATGGGGTTATCCATTAACTATGTTTTCTCCACAGTGGAGGGCTGTCTTCTGTGACAAGCCTTACAGCAGCCAGATGAAGTAAATCAGTACTTGTTGTCATCTCTTTTGCGGGATGATGCACATTACAGGTATCAGTTAATGCCACAGTATTTGAGGTGAATTGCCCTTGGTCCAAGGGGAGTGTTGCCATATCCAAGATCATATATCCGCTTAATGAGGAGATAATTTGGCTGCTACCAGGATGTGAAGGGAGGATAACTGTTCTTTTGTAAATCCGCAGAAGTGGACAGAAGAGATCAAGAAGTTGGAAATGAAAATAGAGAGTTTGCTGAAGGAGAAGGAGACCCTGCAGCAGCATGTACAGCAAAATACCAGAGCTCGCTGCTGCATTATCATGTAACCATTGAGAACTACCCCACAACATTGGAAGGAAATGTAGCCCAATAAAGAACTTGGGCAACCGGTCTCTTGTTTTATTGGATGGGTGGCATCCTAGCCATGCTATGAGATTGGTAACAACATGTATGTAGAGCTTGAGTTCATTCACTGTTAGCTATCGTCTACCTGAGCACTGCATAAGCTGAGCTTTCCCTTGGCATCCCGAAATTGTTTTGAGGTATACTTGCATGATTATTTTTACTTGGAATAATTTTAGATTATACCTCCCATAATAAAAGCCATATTTCAGCTTCCCCCACATTCCTACACATATGATGGCAACCTTCCTAATAACCCCATCAGTCATTTTCCTTTTCCATTTTCATAACAGTACATTCTGTTCTTCCACTTTGTTCATCAGTCCATCTCCTTCCCTGTTTTCATGGCATTCATATCACAATCCAATCGTGCACTGTAAGCTGCTGCTGCAATTCCACTGACCTTCAAAGCAGGTTAAAAAGCCCGAACTTGGCACAACATGAACACTGAAACTTGCATTCATAACAAAATTTAGGAGTAAACATATGCACCGCTAGACTTTCAAGATGATAAACTGACAGCCAATTCCCTAACAAATGATTCCAAGAGCAAATTACTAGGGCCCGGTACCTGGCCGTTTTCCAGTTATCCCTCAGGGTAGTGATGTGAATGCTGTGGTGGAAGCACCAGATGACAGCTTTACTAACTCTACGGCTACACTGTGGGCAGGTGCTAAACTGTGTAAAGCACCTCCACATTACTTAGTGGTCCAGAGTCCTGCTATGTGAGtagggggcaattttcactgaacTGAAGCACTTTAACAAATGGCAATATGCCCCTGaaagctgcacaaccctcagggacacatttatgGATGTTAAAGAACACTtctaggggaaggagagatcatgAGACTCGCCCCCAGGCTACACAGTGGGACTCTAGGTTACTAAATACTGGGCAGGCGCTTTGCACACAAGGTGTCTCTGCACATAGTGAGGATGTTGGCcatagtttttaaaattaaagtaccATGGGGATAGCCAGCTGAAACGTCACAATTATAATTTATGTTGACAGTGCTACTAAAGGTTAAACTGGAGTACAGGGGGGAAACCACTTGTGGAGTTGCTGGGCAACCATAGTATTGCattttccctctcctctctttcaGGCTTAATGCTAACTAACCAAGGCATCAGAACCCAAGTGGAAAGGTTATGCAGCTACCACCACATCCTAAAGCTGCAGTGGTGACAAGAGCAGTGAAGACAGTGCACATATGTGTGTCCATCAATTCAATCCTTAATGTGAACTCACTCACTAACCAAGCTAATTGCACACCACTGATATGTGCATATGGAAGAGACATCTTGAAACAATTCAAGGGACAATCCTATGCATCAGGAACTAACACAaactgcaaaacacacacacacacacccttaggaAAGCTGCATACATTCACAAAATCACTCAGTCATGACTGTCAAAATCAGCTCTAAGGCCTTAGAATATATTCCAATGGCTAGCTAATGACTAAGCTGCCAACTCATACAAGATCACTCCTCTTCTGCAAACTGGAGATGTCCACTATGATGTTCAAGTAGACTGCTTGTATGCACAATGGTTTGTGCAGCTGGGCTGGTGGATGACTGTTGCAACTGCCAGTCAACTCCTAATCTTACAGTCTGCTATGTCTAATCTTGGCCATGAAACTGTAAATCAGCCAATGCTACACAATTCACACACAAATGAAAGGGAAATGTATTCATTACAACAATGCACATACCTTTTCATCTTCTGTGATGAACAAAGTATCCATTCCTGACTTACATAATCAGACCACAAAATAAAAAACATGGAAACAGAAAGAAGTACAAAGAAGATATAATCTAGAGAGAGGTCATATTTGTTAATAAAAGAGAAAGGCGGGGAAACAGCCTTTAAGCTCCACCAAAGTTAATAGATGACCAGAACAAAGACTCAAAATTGTTTTTCTCAAGTGTTAAAGAACTGAAGAGTACTTGGACATATGGTACATTTTATagcaaaaaataatatatattttctcCTAACACGCAGTTTATGGCTTAACACTGGCAAGAGGCAAGATTACAAAACACTTGATTCACACAGTTCCTACCACTGCTGGAGGTCTGGCATGATCTTTTAATTCCCATACAGGTTGTAACAAATACCACAAATATATTGGTGAATTCCCCCAATAGAAACTGGAACTATATGGAGCCACACATTTGCATGTGGGGCATATTTACATGCAGATATATTCCCAGCGGAGCAAAAATAAAATCAAGAGGGCCTCCCTTACAAAAATAAGGACCTCAGAACTTCTAGTCCAAGGCAGATCTCTCAGTGAGAGTTGCAAAGGCAGCTTCTGAAAAGTCACTTTCTTGTGTACACAGCCCCCTTGATGCAAGGAGTAATAGCAGTCCAGGAAGCAGGACTTTAAAAATAACCCCTCCCTCACTTAAGCTTTTAAAATAGGGGGGAATGTTGCACACTCACATGTTATTTATAATCACTGCAGCATGACGTGACCT contains:
- the SLFNL1 gene encoding schlafen-like protein 1, translating into MEAAPAPEAITECPLPAGNEAKASEAALIGARAEEEDGLGQARSYILFIGNLNPKYSREVLCSMLKDILGLASVSLQRHHIEVVKKRKSAHAFVQVATEANLEHVLKQLLLASEAEQGLAKELVKKGENLVMGRGKKSELGSKDGRESDSVGSSSESPMGGRQLPERSRKKVSSDAQANSSRKSAQYPWRLVDRPAAFLSGTRSDSAIVQREIVGKERLFYGAFMGSETRNVEFKRGSGEYLTVTLKHHVRKYMCAFLNSEGGSLFVGVEDNGLVHGVRCDHKDEDRVRLLIDSLLKGFKPQVFPAAYTLSFIPVIKAEDTGIFLKVIRLSVQPPKQHGEPLLYETDQGEVYLRRDGSIQGPLSGSAIQEWCRQKWTEEIKKLEMKIESLLKEKETLQQHVQQNTRARCCIIM